Proteins encoded within one genomic window of Acipenser ruthenus chromosome 32, fAciRut3.2 maternal haplotype, whole genome shotgun sequence:
- the LOC131702991 gene encoding histone H1-like, translating into MAETAPAPAAPAPAKAPKKKSAAKPKKSGPSVSELIVKAVSASKERSGLSVAALKKILQAGGYDVEKNNSHVNRALKSLVTKETLLQTKGTGASGSFKLNKKAAEAKEKAAKKKAAPKKPAAKKAVVKKTTKNVSAKKAATPKKTPTKAKKPKAVKKAPKSPKKAAAKPKKVVKKSPKKAKAAPKPKKVTKAAKPAAKKAAPKKK; encoded by the coding sequence ATGGCAGAAACTGCTCCAGCACCAGCCGCTCCTGCTCCGGCTAAAGCTCCCAAGAAGAAAAGCGCAGCAAAGCCCAAGAAATCGGGTCCCAGCGTGTCGGAGCTCATCGTCAAGGCTGTGTCTGCCTCCAAGGAGCGCAGCGGGCTGTCTGTGGCGGCGCTCAAGAAGATCCTGCAGGCCGGCGGCTATGATGTGGAGAAGAACAACTCCCACGTCAATAGAGCCCTCAAGAGCCTGGTGACCAAGGAGACCCTGCTACAGACCAAGGGCACCGGCGCCTCGGGCTCCTTCAAGCTCAACAAAAAAGCAGCTGAAGCCAAGGAGAAGGCGGCCAAGAAGAAGGCAGCTCCAAAGAAACCAGCGGCAAAGAAAGCGGTTGTCAAGAAAACAACGAAAAATGTTTCGGCAAAGAAAGCAGCGACACCCAAGAAGACTCCTACAAAAGCGAAGAAACCGAAAGCTGTAAAGAAAGCGCccaagagcccgaagaaagcggctgccaagcctaaaaaggtcgtgaagaagagcccgaagaaagcgaaGGCAGCGCCTAAACCTAAAAAGGTGACCAAGGCAGCTAAACCCGCAGCGAAGAAGGCGGCTCCTAAAAAGAAGTGA
- the LOC131702982 gene encoding uncharacterized protein LOC131702982 → MESVPIKEELPKLELVPIRLEFSGLSSLPIKQKLCEMPSDSIKSEVSGIKAERNELEISQTEEPLPVNEEVLEMLPSRTTFDALDNVKMESVPIKEELPKLELVPIRLEFTGLASLPIKEELCETPCDSIKPVVSGIKAERNELEISQTEEPVPMKEEVLEMVRIKLEPLKEEVLLKPGKEESEDLKAAPTELGPVHLRECSVVLERIYVRKQGSGEEGSPNSTQGGGQDDESSHSECSPAGE, encoded by the exons ATGGAATCAGtcccgattaaagaggagctccctaaacttgaactggtccccattagactggAGTTCTCTGGACtgtcttccctccccattaaacagaagCTCTGTGAGATGCCATCTGACAGCATCAAGTCGGAGGTGTCTGGGATTAAAGCTGAgcgcaatgaattggagatctcccagacagaagaaccccttcctgtgaatgaagaggtgctggaaatg ttaccaagcAGAACCACGTTTGATGCCTTGGAcaatgtgaagatggaatctgtcccgattaaagaggagctccctaaacttgaactggtccccattagactggagttcactggactggcttccctccccattaaagaGGAGCTCTGTGAGACGCCCTGTGACAGCATCAAGCCAGTGGTGTCTGGAATTAAAGCTGAGCGCAACGAACTGGAGatctcccagacagaagaaccagtTCCTAtgaaagaagaggtgctggaaatggtgcGTATTAAACTGGAGCCCCTGAAAGAGGAGGTACTCTtgaaaccagggaaggaagaatccgaagacttgaaagcagcccccactGAGCTGGGTCCGGTacacctgcgggagtgtagcgtggtgctggagagaatctatgtgagaaagcaaggctctggagaggaaggctctcccaacagcacgcaaggaggtggacagGACGACGAGAGCTCACATTCAGAGTGCAGTCCAGCAGGTGAGTGA